cacatacacacaaacacatagagATACAcaacaatgcacacacacatacaggtacacaacaatgcacacacacacacacaaacgcatatATAAAGTCACTGTACGcacaacaacacacaggttgACAGCCACAGAAGTGGATccagtcacacacagacacacacacgcacacacatacatatagagATACTTCAGAAAGCTGACTCGAACATAGGCATGCACTGTGCGAGACTTCTGTACCAATCTCTGATTTGCCTTCTATGTCTACTgtactcttgtctctctctctctctctctctctctttccaggtcTTTGAAACAATGGTTaaaccacaaacacacagagagacaaagtagcctgtgtctctctctggctcagaATGCACAACCCAGAACACAGAGAAACAAAAAGAAAGcacagagagagttacagagacaaggaccaagacacacacagtcaatctctctctctcacacacacacacacacacacacacacacacacacacacacacacacacacacacacacacacacacacacacacacacacacacacacacacaggaggcctGTTCATGCCACCACCACCCAGGCAGTAGGGGAAGAAGGGCAGTTCATACCCAGCACAGCTGCTTGACAACCCCTATCTAAGCCACCCAAAtcaaaaatatttaagtgccttttggtaGTAGGTACCATGTTAGTAGGTgctatttgtaaataacagctggtgcacaaaatctaatattaaggacgtctcaaggttttgctcccctgaggtagagtatatcatgataagctgtagaccacactatttaccaagagagttttcatctatatttttcgtagctgtctattgaccaccacaaaccgatgctggcactaagacggcACTAAGactggccataagcaaacaggaaaacgcttattcagaggcggcgctcctagcagccggtgactttaatgcagggaaatttAAATCTATTTTACCTTATTTCTACCAGCAGtttgcaaccagaggggaaaaaaactcttgaccacctttactccatacAGAGATGCAAACAAAGCTCTCCcacaccctccatttggcaaatctgacctaaactctatcctcctgattcctgcttacaagtaaaaattaaagcaggaagtaccagtgactcgctcaatgaGGAAGTGGTCAGAGgatgcagatgctaagctacaggaatgttttgctagcacagcctggaatatgttccgggattcttccgatggctttcaggagtacaccacatcagtcagaaCCATAAAACAGGCAAAAAGTCAATACAGAACTATTGACTGCAGGTCTtgcagccgcgagctgcccagtgacactagcctaccagacaagctaagttacttctatgctcgcttcgaggcaagcaacactgaagaatGCATGACAGCATCAGCTTttccagaagactgtgtgatcacgctctctgtagccaatgtgagtaagacctttaaacagatcaacattcacaaggccgcagggccagaaggTTTacaaggacgtgtactccgagaaCAGAATGccatttattgactacagctcagcgttcaacaccacagtgccctcaaagctcatcacttagctaaggaccctgggactaaacacctccctctgcaactggatcctggactccctgaagggccgccccccaggtggtaagggtaacacatctgccacgctgatcctcaacacaagggcccctcaagggtgcgtgctcagtcccctcctttactccctgttcaccaatggCTGCATaaccaagcacaactccaacattaagtttgctgacgacacaacagtggtaggcctgatcactgacaacgatgagacagcatttcggaaggaggtcagagacctggcagtatggtgccaggataacaacctctcccttaacgtgatcaagacaaataagatgattgtggactacaaaaaaaggaggactgagcatgcccccattctcatcggcagggcggtagtggagcaggttgagtttcaagttccttgatgtccacatcaccaacaaactaacatggtccaaacacaccaagacagttgtgaagagggcacgacaatgactattccctctcaggagactgaaaagatttggtaggggtcctcagatcctcaaaaacttctagagctgcaccatcgagagcatcctgactgattgcatcaccgcccggtatggcaactgctcatcctccgaccgcaaggcactacagagggtagtgcgtacggcccagtacatcactggggccaagctttctgccatccaggacctctatgccaggtggtgtcagaggaaggcccaactcAATAaaaggaaggtgttcttaatgttttgtacacctagtgtatacacacacacactaatccccACATGGGCTTGTTACGCAGGGCAGCAATTGGACTGACAAACACCTCCTCTTCTGTGATGCTGAATAACTGGGATGTTTGGCCTGTTACAGTGCCTTCCGAAACTATTCAcatcccttcactttttccacattttgttgtgttacagcctgaatttaaaatggattaaacagaTATTtgttggcaaagcaattcactttatTTCTAGAATACAAAGCTTTATGTCCAatataacacattactgagtaccactctccgtATTTTAAAGCATAGcggtggctgtatcatgttatgggtatgcttgtaatcattaaggattgGGGagcttttcaggataaaaaagaactgcacaggcaaaattctagaggaaaacctggttcagtttgctttccatcagacactggtagatgaattcacctttcagcagcacaataaccttaaacacaaggccaaatatacactggagttgcttaccaagaaggtagtgaatgttcctgagtggccaagttgaagttttgacttaaatctaattGAAAATCTATGGAAATACTTGACAAtgcctgtctagcaatgatcagcaaccaatttgacagaacttGAATAATGTTTAAAATAGTAATGGGAAAATGTTTCAcagtccaggtgtggaaagcttttCGAGACTGTaatctgtcacgtgtgctccctctccggcctctaggtcaccagccTGCTTGTTACCATCGTTACGCACATCTGTGcattatgacactcacctggaccccatcacttccctgattaccttccctatatatgtcgctccctttggttccttccccaggcgttattgtttctgttcctgtgtcatgtctgtgcattatgacactcacctggaccccatcacttccctgattaccttccctatatatgtcactccctttggttccttccccaggcgttattgtttctgttcctgtgttatgtctgtgcattatgacactcacctggactccatcacttccctgattaccttccctatatctgtcactccctttggttccttccccaggcgttattgtttctgttcctgtgttatgtctgtgcgttgttcgtgatacttattttgtattatgttgtgtttatttattaaaacactcacttctTGAACTTGCTTCcagactctcagcgcacatcgttacataatcactgccaaaggttcttctacATAGTAGTGACTCAGGTGCGTGAACActaatgtaaatgagatatttttgcatttcattttcaaataaatttgcaaacctttctaaaaacctgttttcactttgtcattatgaggtattgtgtgtagatgggtgaagaGAAAAAAACTAttcaatccattttgaatttgggctttaacacaacaaaaatgGAAAATAtgaatcctttctgaaggcactatacatgcatagccctgtgtgtgtgtttgtccgcgCATGCTCTGCTCTATGTAGGCATGACTTCATCCACATGCTAAACCCACACAGGCGCTGTGGCACAGGACCCAGCATTATTACCACCCACAGACTCAGGGCTGGCAGGGGgaacatagaaacacattggccAGAATGGACTAACTCAAATCTATATGATTTGTCAAGACACACACAATATGGCCAACACACAAGCATGTCAATATTACTTGCTGATTGTCTTGACATTGACATTTGGACCGACAGGGTTGTTCTGCTGTTATGTCCACAGAACATAAATGACTGTTTGGGTATAATTTCTCTCATTTCTATGAAGATAACCAATAACACCGTGGCACATGGCTTTGAGTTGGAATATCAATTCTACTCATTATAATTCTGTAGGGAAACTCAGCAACTCATCTCACATCCCCAAAGACCTGATTACAATTCAACTATTTAAAACTAAGAATGTGGCTGTAGGGTGGAACATTATTTTTGATATAAACATGATCCTAATAGAATAGTCTACTGAGGAGATAGCTGACTAACCAGGGATCAACAACAGACATGTTGACCACACacaggctcctgagtggcacagcggtctaaggcacagcatctcagtgctagaggcatcacaacagatcccgggctgtatcacaaccggctgtgatcgggagtcccatagggcggcgcacaattgggtcagcgtcatcctggttaggggagggtttggccggggcaagccgtcattataaataagaatttgttcttaactgaattgcctagttaaataaaaagaaaTACATCTGAAAAGTCTGAACAGGCTTTCATACAACATGGTCTCCTGGGAATTCGATGACCGCCACACAGCTGTAACTGTGAGGCTCTCCAGTAGTAACCGGACAGTTAAAACGTGAGGGTCCATACTTACAACATATTCAGAGGGAAAATGGGTACATATTCCATGTGCGATGTACATGAGATGCCATTCTAGTTCCTCTCTGCCACCTAGTGTTCTATAGAGGTATTACATTAAAGAGCAACACCAATGTTAGAACTGTACTTTTATTTAGCGTATCCACATGAATCAGGTATCAGTCTCTATTCAGACACATTTGTTCATTGTTGTTCTttcctgttttttgtttttttgaggACATTACATCTTCCAATTCCTGAGGCAAAGAACAGTATATTTTAAAACAGTACAAAATAGCCGACTGAGAATCCAAAATCATAAACAAaagtaatattatatatatatatatatatatatatatatatataaaattatcTGTTCACATGAGTCTGGGATAGGTATTCAAAGGTGGTTACAATTTATCACTTTGTGACAAATGTATTTGTGAAGAAGCACTATAGAAAtctaatttgattgattgatttgattgattggttggttgacaTCAGCCATCAGAGTGAGTTTGCAGTCCCTTGGTATTACGGTATGGCTTACATTACAACACCATATCCTTGTTCCTTACCACCATTATTGGGCAGACAAACAACATCCAAAACAATACAGCAAACGACCTCAGATCTTTATCCAGCACATCCACAGAAACAACCTTGACAAATATATTcaaacagtagaaaaaaagacaCCACAGAATAAGAGTCACAGGTGCTGTTGGTCTCACAGCTCGTCCTTGTCTGTCTGTGAGTCCGAGGATGACTTGAGGTCAGTTTTGGAGTCCTTGGAAACCTTTTTGACAGGGATTTTCTCTGTCTTTTCTGTCGCTGGCTTCTGCTCTTTATTGTCTGCTGCCTGTTGGACATTTGTTTTTGCAGCAGGTTTTGCTTTAGCCTTGTCTGCTGTCTTAGCGTTGGCTTTGTCCCCTGCTTTAGCCTTGTCTGCTGTCTTAGCGTTGGCTTTGTCCCCTGCTTTAGCCTTGTCTGCTGTCTTAGCGTTGGCTTTGTCCCCTGCTTTAGCCGCTGTTTTAGTCGTCGCTTTTTTGTTCTTTGATGCATCCGCTGCTTTGGCTTTAGTTTTGACCAGCTCTTTCACCTTAGCTTTGTTACCCTTTTTTGCAATGAGTTTTTCTACGTGCTTCTCATTCTTTTTATCCTCTGGATAATCAGATGGCTTTTCACTAACTGTTTCTGCTGGTTCCTCAGGGTTCTTCTCTGCTGGTTCATCAGGCTTCTTCTCTGCTGGTTCCTCAGGGTTCTTCTCTGCTGGTTCCTCAGGCTTCTTCTCTGCTGGTTCCTCAGGGTTCTTCTCTGCTGGTTCCTCAGGCTTCTTCTCTGCTGGTTCCTCAGGCTTCTTCTCTGCTGGTTCCTCAGGCTTCTTCTCTGCTGGTTCCCCAGGCTTCTTCTCTGCTGGTTCCTCAGGCTTCTTCTCTGCTGGTTCCTCAGGCTTCTTCTCTGCTGGTTCCTCAGGCTTCTTCTCTGCTGGTTCCTCAGGCTTCGTCTCTGCTGGTTCCTCAGGCTTCTTCTCTGCTGGTTCCTCAGGCTTCTTCTCTGCTGGTTTGTCATCTGGTTGGTATGCCTGCTCCTGGACTAGGGTTGCAGCTTGACCAAGAAGCGCAGACTGGTCAAGAGGTGTAAGCTGTGGTTGTGAGCTTTCTGCCTTTGTCTTTGTGAACTCTGTGTCCGTAGGAGAGGAGAACATCTTCAGCATCTCTTGAGCTTGGATCCGgtcctggagacacacacacagaaaatctGAAGCAAGAGAAACTGATGAAATGTAGATTCATCAATAAATGGAAAGTGTTGCTTTCTCCCTCAGATTACAAAATAGCCCATCACAACATAGAATGATAGAAAGAAAGACATGATATACACGATTCCAGATGAATTAACTGATAGATACATTACCTTCTCCTCATGTTTGGGGTCAAGGGTGAACCACAGGGCCACAGCACACCTCTGGCCCTTAGTGACCGCTCTTACCCCGTGAGGGTTCTCATTCCCAGCACCGAACCCAACCACACGACCACACTGAGGACGCACCTCCGCCTGGACAACACAGGTCAGTGACATCAGTCACCATCATATGCTCAATTAACTTATACCTTAAAATAAATCATGGCGAAACAACTGGTTATACTCTACAGCACTCAAATCCACATCATTGATTGACACTTACTGTGACCGTTTTGGCATCCAGTTCAGTGAAAATGAAATCTCCTCCTTCAAAGTCATCATTCAGATAGAGGATTGCGCTAAAACACAACAGGAACAAGAGAAGTGTTTTAAAGACAGTGGTGCATGATGATACCTGCAAGTGCAGTAGATGTTGCTGATACCTACGTTATAAGCATATGcatggtgtgtgtacctgtagtctctgtgtgtgtgtgtgtgtgtgtgtgtgtgtgtgtgtgtgtgtgtgtgtgtgtgtgtgtgtgtgtgtttgtatacctATAGTCCCTGTTTGTGTATGCAGGTGGTTCTTTAATGCACTCGTTGAGCTCAGAGACCAGCAGGCAGTTGTCTGCATGAACCGGGTGACTCAGGTTGTCACGGTCATCCTGCTTCTCTGTACAGACAGAAGATGGAAACATAACTTACTGTATGTCTATACACTCAGACAGGCAGGTGAATAATGTGGGTTAAATGACATCCTGAATTTGATATAGACAACTTGAAGAAAATAGAACATGTTGTTTTCCCATAGTGGTGAATTCCAAAAAGGAGCTAAACTCATTCTGTCTGGCAGTCAGCCACAATACTGTCCCCTGGGTGCCCACCATAGTTCACTTTCTTACCGTCCATGGCGGAGCGGCAGACCAGGTGGGAGTAggagaagtagagaggagagtccagacgGAAGTACGACTCCAGGACCCCACGCACCTTCTCACTCATGTCAAAAAACAGGCGGGCACTCTTCAGGGGCACAGTGCCCTCCTGTCCCAACTATAGAACAGTACAATATCATCAGAAATAGGTGCTTTCTTATCCCTAACCCGCATAGTACATTGATGCCATTGGGCTGGGGCTCAGCTTTAGATAGGTTGGAGATAAAGCTGAGGCTAGAGAATGAAGCTAGCTGGGGT
This genomic window from Oncorhynchus nerka isolate Pitt River linkage group LG2, Oner_Uvic_2.0, whole genome shotgun sequence contains:
- the LOC115139366 gene encoding prolyl 3-hydroxylase 1-like isoform X2 codes for the protein MEMKQNLDYYRMMAGVQQEDFKDLEARPHMAEFLAGKRYYSSDSFGLAIDHFEAAVEEYFSADQECRALCEGAYVYDGYNYMEYSADLFQSMTDHYMQILNCKQKCSVELASTAGKDKPFEDFLPSHFNYLQFSYYNSEKYEQAIEWAKTYLLFHPEEEVMNQNLAYYSAVLGEDKAAAISARLVVKQHIQQSLLEKELLYFAYEVFGITFVDPDSWTPADVMPLKLREKQKAERETAARITEEIGNLMKEIETLVEEKNKESTDIAKIVREGGPLLFDDIKITMSSKQLNGSQRVLLDGFISNDECRELTRLSNAAALNGDGYQGHPSPHSPSESFQEVTVLKAIKLGQEGTVPLKSARLFFDMSEKVRGVLESYFRLDSPLYFSYSHLVCRSAMDEKQDDRDNLSHPVHADNCLLVSELNECIKEPPAYTNRDYSAILYLNDDFEGGDFIFTELDAKTVTAEVRPQCGRVVGFGAGNENPHGVRAVTKGQRCAVALWFTLDPKHEEKDRIQAQEMLKMFSSPTDTEFTKTKAESSQPQLTPLDQSALLGQAATLVQEQAYQPDDKPAEKKPEEPAEKKPEEPAETKPEEPAEKKPEEPAEKKPEEPAEKKPEEPAEKKPGEPAEKKPEEPAEKKPEEPAEKKPEEPAEKNPEEPAEKKPEEPAEKNPEEPAEKKPDEPAEKNPEEPAETVSEKPSDYPEDKKNEKHVEKLIAKKGNKAKVKELVKTKAKAADASKNKKATTKTAAKAGDKANAKTADKAKAGDKANAKTADKAKAGDKANAKTADKAKAKPAAKTNVQQAADNKEQKPATEKTEKIPVKKVSKDSKTDLKSSSDSQTDKDEL